Genomic window (Apis cerana isolate GH-2021 linkage group LG1, AcerK_1.0, whole genome shotgun sequence):
GAAATTCCTCCCTCTATAGCcatattaaatgaaagaaatgctttagaagaacaaataaaacaatttggaAGAATAGAGCTTATAGGATCTAATTCAACAGCAGTCACTGATTTGGAAccatataaaattgaagaatatcaAGACATAAATAAAGATcatgtttattttgataaatctatTAAGAATACAGGAATTATTccttttaatacaaaaactaaattttcGTGTacaataaaagatgaaaagataGATGATATTTCTACGGAATTAAAATTgcctaattcaataaatttaatggaaaattctAATCTCATTCctacatttcaaaaaaatgattctgaaaaaaaaattgatcattcTTCAAAGATGGATACAGAgttacaagaaaataattataatcttcaaattaccaatataaatgaacaagaaaatgcaaaaaattataagaattcaaGAAAGAATATCATAGAAGAACAACATAATTCTCATGGACATACAGAACAAGTTCAACAGTGGTTAGATCAAATACTTCTAGAAACAGAAATAGAACCAACTATTCATGAAGTAGAAAAATTACCTGATATATCAGAACATTATGTTTATACcaaatttcatttagaaacataaaaattatatttaattccaaCTTACTtagcttattatttttacaatatatttatttttaatttttcatatataaaataggaaaTCTCAATTTgggaacaattttttattataattgagtcatttgtatttaattttatttatttatacataataataataattagttacaaaatattctttttaata
Coding sequences:
- the LOC108001863 gene encoding uncharacterized protein LOC108001863; the protein is MIEKNEENTDNDSHLVRIRLITDKRTFLEKQFLQVQEEIKICFAQLAQTLYAREKQLLRQSEAIYRQQISLALSSQEIPPSIAILNERNALEEQIKQFGRIELIGSNSTAVTDLEPYKIEEYQDINKDHVYFDKSIKNTGIIPFNTKTKFSCTIKDEKIDDISTELKLPNSINLMENSNLIPTFQKNDSEKKIDHSSKMDTELQENNYNLQITNINEQENAKNYKNSRKNIIEEQHNSHGHTEQVQQWLDQILLETEIEPTIHEVEKLPDISEHYVYTKFHLET